Proteins found in one Bacteroidota bacterium genomic segment:
- a CDS encoding 2-oxoacid:ferredoxin oxidoreductase subunit beta, producing MTNLVEETLRDVPKIPAVKQTAKDFQSDQDVRWCPGCGDYSILAQVQRVMPDLNIPKHNVAFVSGIGCSSRFPYYMDTYGFHSIHGRAPAIASGLKIARPDLMVWVVTGDGDGLSIGGNHLIHVCRRNIDLKIMLFNNQIYGLTKGQYSPTSEVGKVTKSTPYGSIDHPFNPLLVALGAEASFVARTLDRDPKHLQTVVRRAAEHKGTSFVEIYQNCNVFNDGAFFTYTEKETKEENVVFIEHGKPMIFGKDRDKGIRLEGFTPTVVSLKEGAYSASDLIVHNEKDTMLSFILARMSSIAGLPRPAGVIYSVERPLYEAEVVKQIEQAVQKQGEGDLEKLLHHGETWTIQ from the coding sequence ATGACCAACTTAGTTGAAGAAACTCTCAGAGACGTGCCGAAAATTCCCGCGGTGAAGCAGACCGCGAAGGACTTCCAGTCCGACCAGGACGTCCGGTGGTGTCCCGGGTGCGGCGACTATTCGATCCTCGCCCAGGTGCAGCGCGTGATGCCCGACCTGAACATCCCGAAACACAACGTCGCGTTCGTCTCCGGCATCGGTTGTTCGAGCCGGTTCCCCTACTACATGGATACGTACGGCTTTCATTCGATCCACGGGCGCGCTCCCGCGATCGCCTCCGGCCTGAAAATCGCGCGCCCCGACCTCATGGTCTGGGTGGTGACGGGCGACGGGGACGGCCTCAGCATCGGCGGAAACCACCTCATCCACGTCTGCCGCCGGAACATCGACCTGAAAATCATGCTCTTCAACAACCAGATCTACGGGTTGACCAAGGGGCAATACTCGCCCACCTCCGAGGTGGGAAAGGTGACCAAGTCGACTCCCTACGGCTCCATCGACCATCCGTTCAACCCGCTCCTTGTCGCTCTCGGGGCCGAGGCGTCGTTCGTCGCGCGCACGCTCGACCGGGACCCGAAACATCTCCAGACCGTGGTCCGGAGGGCGGCGGAACACAAGGGAACGTCGTTCGTCGAGATTTACCAGAATTGCAATGTCTTCAACGACGGCGCCTTCTTCACCTACACGGAAAAAGAGACGAAGGAGGAGAACGTCGTGTTCATCGAGCACGGAAAGCCGATGATCTTCGGAAAGGATCGCGACAAAGGGATCCGGCTCGAGGGATTTACGCCGACCGTGGTATCGCTCAAGGAGGGCGCCTATTCGGCAAGCGATCTGATCGTCCACAACGAGAAAGACACGATGCTCTCGTTCATCCTTGCGCGGATGTCGAGCATCGCCGGTTTGCCGCGTCCCGCGGGCGTCATCTACTCGGTCGAGCGGCCGCTTTACGAGGCCGAGGTGGTGAAACAGATCGAGCAGGCCGTCCAGAAGCAGGGCGAAGGCGATCTCGAAAAACTATTGCATCACGGGGAGACCTGGACGATCCAGTAA
- a CDS encoding bifunctional oligoribonuclease/PAP phosphatase NrnA, translated as MQIQDPGEAIRQAASIMALHQEFVLTTHVNPDGDGLGSELALAWALRQMGKSVSILNHSSTPENYRWLDPGQDLVQFSSDRDRQTLLKADCIVVLDTNHPARLPSLEEPLRAAKGVKIVVDHHLDPDPFADRYVIDDGATSTGEIVYRILKELPGVSITKEIARALYTAIMTDTGSFRYPRTDPEIHLIAAHLIERGADPTSIFENVYENWSPGRLRLLGEVLDSMKIAHDGKLAYIVCTQKMFSATGTTGVDTDNFTTFPMGVRGVLVGILFNELENGVKISFRSKGRIPVNELAKEFGGNGHLNAAGARLFDARLDAVVPEVVARAKKYVAGSSTEGIKS; from the coding sequence ATGCAGATTCAAGATCCGGGAGAAGCGATCCGCCAGGCGGCGAGCATCATGGCCCTGCACCAGGAGTTCGTCCTCACCACGCACGTCAACCCCGACGGCGACGGGCTCGGCTCCGAACTCGCCCTCGCGTGGGCGCTGAGGCAGATGGGCAAGAGCGTCTCGATCCTGAATCACAGCAGCACCCCCGAAAATTATCGCTGGCTCGACCCCGGCCAGGACCTCGTGCAGTTCTCCTCCGATCGCGACCGCCAGACCCTCCTGAAAGCCGATTGCATCGTCGTCCTCGACACGAACCATCCTGCGCGCCTGCCGAGCCTCGAGGAACCGCTCCGGGCGGCGAAGGGCGTGAAGATCGTCGTCGACCACCACCTCGATCCCGATCCGTTCGCCGACCGGTACGTAATCGACGACGGGGCCACCTCCACGGGGGAGATCGTTTACAGGATCCTGAAGGAACTCCCCGGCGTTTCCATCACGAAGGAAATCGCCCGGGCGCTCTACACCGCGATCATGACCGACACCGGTTCGTTCCGGTATCCCCGGACCGACCCCGAAATCCATCTCATCGCCGCCCACCTGATCGAACGCGGCGCCGACCCGACCTCCATCTTCGAAAATGTCTACGAGAACTGGAGCCCCGGACGCCTGCGTCTCCTGGGGGAGGTCCTCGACTCCATGAAAATCGCCCACGACGGGAAGCTCGCCTATATCGTCTGCACCCAAAAAATGTTCAGCGCGACCGGCACGACCGGCGTGGATACCGATAATTTCACTACATTCCCCATGGGCGTGCGGGGCGTCCTCGTGGGAATTCTCTTCAACGAGCTGGAAAACGGCGTAAAGATCAGTTTCCGGTCGAAGGGCCGGATTCCGGTCAACGAGCTTGCGAAAGAGTTCGGGGGGAACGGCCACCTGAACGCGGCCGGCGCCCGTCTCTTCGACGCCCGGCTCGACGCGGTCGTCCCCGAAGTGGTCGCCAGGGCCAAGAAGTACGTGGCCGGATCCTCAACTGAAGGAATCAAATCATGA
- a CDS encoding 2-oxoacid:acceptor oxidoreductase subunit alpha, translating into MAKPFKNLDEVTIRFAGDSGDGMQITGMQFTSTTALLGNDLSTFPDYPAEIRAPAGTLFGVSGFQIHFGSTEINTPGDTCDVLVAMNPAALKVNLRSLRDGGIIIANRDGFNEKNLKLAAYEANPLENDSLSKYQVHAVDITKLTHNALDELGLSNKVVDRSKNFFALGMMYWMFTRPLEPTIKWLQERFKKNPELVEANIKVLKAGYAFGETTEIFAARYEVKPADLPAGKYRSITGNEAVAWGLIAASVQSGLDIFLGSYPITPASDILHELSKHKNFRVKTFQAEDEIAGISSAIGASYGGAIGVTTTSGPGMALKGEAMGLAVMLELPLVIVDVQRGGPSTGLPTKTEQADLMQAVLGRNSEAPIPVIASSTPADCFIAAFEAVRIAIKYMTPVILLSDGYLANGAEPWLIPEISSLPDIRPSFRTDPAGFQPYLRDEKTLSRPWAIPGTPGLEHRIGGLEKQHITGNVSYDPENHEFMVKMRQAKVDRIADDIPDAVVEGDEKGDLLVVGWGGTYGAIRTAVEAKRREGKSVSHLHLRYVNPFQRNVGEILYNFKNILVPELNLGQLSRLLRAKYLIPALSLNKIQGLPFRASEIEEKIDEIL; encoded by the coding sequence ATGGCGAAACCGTTTAAGAATCTTGACGAAGTAACGATCCGTTTTGCGGGCGACTCGGGGGACGGCATGCAGATCACCGGCATGCAGTTCACGAGCACGACCGCGCTTCTTGGAAACGACCTGAGCACCTTCCCCGATTATCCGGCCGAAATCCGGGCCCCCGCGGGGACCCTGTTCGGTGTGAGCGGTTTTCAGATCCACTTCGGATCGACGGAGATCAACACTCCGGGCGACACGTGCGACGTCCTCGTCGCCATGAATCCCGCCGCCCTGAAAGTCAATCTCCGGAGTTTGCGCGACGGCGGCATCATCATCGCGAACAGGGACGGATTTAACGAGAAGAACCTCAAGCTCGCCGCGTACGAAGCGAACCCCCTCGAGAACGACTCCCTCTCGAAATACCAGGTGCACGCGGTCGATATCACGAAATTGACGCACAATGCACTCGACGAGCTGGGGCTCTCCAATAAGGTCGTCGATCGCAGCAAGAACTTCTTCGCCCTGGGGATGATGTACTGGATGTTCACCAGGCCCCTGGAGCCGACGATCAAGTGGCTCCAGGAGCGGTTCAAGAAGAATCCCGAGCTCGTGGAAGCCAACATCAAAGTATTGAAGGCGGGGTACGCCTTCGGCGAGACCACCGAGATCTTCGCGGCGCGGTACGAAGTAAAACCCGCGGATCTACCCGCCGGAAAGTACCGGAGCATCACCGGGAACGAGGCGGTCGCATGGGGATTGATCGCGGCCTCCGTACAGTCAGGCCTCGATATCTTCCTCGGCAGCTATCCGATCACTCCGGCGAGCGACATCCTGCACGAGCTCTCCAAGCACAAGAATTTCAGGGTCAAGACCTTTCAGGCGGAGGACGAAATCGCCGGCATCTCTTCGGCCATCGGCGCGTCTTACGGCGGGGCCATCGGAGTCACGACGACAAGCGGTCCCGGCATGGCCCTGAAGGGCGAGGCGATGGGACTTGCCGTCATGCTCGAGCTTCCGCTGGTCATCGTCGACGTTCAGCGGGGAGGCCCGAGCACCGGGCTCCCGACGAAGACGGAGCAGGCGGACCTCATGCAGGCGGTCCTGGGGCGGAACAGCGAGGCGCCGATCCCCGTGATCGCATCCTCCACACCCGCCGATTGCTTCATCGCCGCGTTCGAAGCGGTGCGGATCGCGATCAAGTACATGACGCCGGTCATCCTTCTCTCGGACGGCTATCTCGCGAACGGCGCGGAACCGTGGTTGATTCCCGAGATCTCATCGCTTCCGGATATCAGGCCGTCCTTCAGGACGGATCCGGCCGGCTTCCAGCCCTATTTGCGCGACGAGAAAACACTGTCGCGCCCCTGGGCGATTCCCGGGACACCCGGGCTCGAACACCGGATCGGCGGTCTGGAAAAACAGCACATCACCGGGAACGTGAGCTACGATCCCGAGAATCATGAGTTCATGGTGAAGATGCGGCAGGCAAAAGTCGACCGCATCGCAGACGACATCCCCGATGCCGTAGTCGAAGGCGACGAGAAGGGCGACCTGCTCGTGGTCGGCTGGGGCGGCACCTACGGCGCGATCCGGACCGCCGTGGAAGCCAAGCGCCGGGAAGGAAAGTCGGTTTCCCACCTTCACCTGAGATATGTGAACCCGTTCCAGAGAAACGTGGGCGAGATCCTCTATAACTTCAAGAACATCCTTGTTCCTGAGCTCAACCTCGGGCAGCTCTCCCGCCTTCTGCGGGCGAAGTACCTGATCCCCGCGCTGAGCCTGAACAAGATCCAGGGGTTGCCCTTCCGGGCGAGCGAGATCGAAGAGAAAATTGACGAAATCCTATAG
- a CDS encoding ATP-binding cassette domain-containing protein has product MSADSAQNPDTMIRLDHVSVSFERQPVLTDVVLEIRRGEFVCLVGDTGSGKTTLLRLIYFDLLPEEGTVTVGAFSTSSARKRDIPKLRRTLGIVFQDFRFLEDRTVFENVSFTLEVTGAKKAEIGKKVLQALADVGLSHKRNGMPHELSGGEQQRMVIARALVNDPLVILADEPTGNLDLATSLEILQLLKKINSRGTAVILATHNHELVRRSGSRIIGVRERSVSEIAGV; this is encoded by the coding sequence TTGAGCGCCGATTCCGCACAGAACCCGGATACGATGATTCGCCTCGACCACGTCTCCGTGTCGTTCGAACGCCAGCCCGTCCTCACCGACGTCGTCCTGGAAATCCGCCGGGGCGAGTTCGTTTGCCTGGTGGGCGACACCGGCTCGGGCAAGACGACCCTGCTCAGATTGATCTATTTCGACCTTCTTCCGGAAGAGGGGACGGTCACCGTCGGCGCTTTCAGCACTTCGTCGGCGCGGAAGCGCGACATCCCGAAACTCCGCCGCACGCTCGGGATCGTGTTTCAGGACTTTCGATTCCTGGAAGACAGGACGGTCTTTGAGAATGTATCGTTTACGCTCGAGGTGACGGGCGCGAAAAAGGCCGAGATTGGGAAGAAGGTGCTGCAGGCGCTGGCGGACGTGGGGTTGAGCCATAAGCGAAACGGGATGCCGCATGAGCTCTCGGGGGGAGAGCAGCAGCGGATGGTCATAGCGCGGGCGCTGGTGAACGATCCGCTCGTGATCCTTGCCGACGAACCGACCGGGAACCTCGACCTCGCGACCTCACTCGAGATCCTGCAGCTCCTGAAGAAAATCAACAGCCGGGGCACCGCGGTGATCCTGGCGACGCACAATCACGAGCTCGTCAGGAGATCGGGAAGCCGGATCATCGGCGTCAGGGAGAGAAGCGTTTCGGAGATCGCGGGGGTGTGA
- the pdxA gene encoding 4-hydroxythreonine-4-phosphate dehydrogenase PdxA has product MKPVIAITMGDFNGIGPEVVLKSLRSPAVRKICSPVLVGSAGVFEYYARKLGISLRFTTVGKMPGDGTPGAIAVVSSGRGTPRIRPGLLSAASGRRSAQALEEALSLCLDGAVDGMVTAPVSKDAMFRSGYRYPGQTEFLAWRSGARDSAMMLVAGGFRVALATVHLPLRQVSQNLSVDRIVKKLRVIDASLRRDFAIKRPKIALLGLNPHAGERGHIGAEEILTISPAINRARKAGILASGPFPADGFFGAAAFRSYDAVLAMYHDQGLIPLKMSAFSSGVNFTAGLRIVRTSPDHGTAFDIAGRGLADPGSMIEAIKLAASVIRNRKRSRR; this is encoded by the coding sequence ATGAAGCCGGTCATCGCGATTACAATGGGGGATTTCAACGGGATCGGGCCGGAAGTGGTGCTGAAGAGCCTTCGATCCCCCGCCGTGCGGAAGATCTGTTCGCCGGTCCTTGTGGGTTCGGCCGGCGTCTTCGAATACTATGCCCGCAAGCTCGGGATCTCTCTTCGCTTCACCACGGTCGGGAAAATGCCGGGAGACGGGACGCCGGGCGCGATCGCCGTCGTTTCGTCGGGCCGCGGGACGCCCCGGATCAGGCCCGGCCTCCTCTCTGCGGCGAGCGGGAGACGGAGCGCCCAGGCGCTTGAAGAAGCTCTCTCCCTCTGCCTCGACGGGGCCGTGGACGGGATGGTGACGGCGCCGGTCTCGAAAGATGCGATGTTCCGCTCCGGCTACCGGTATCCGGGGCAGACGGAATTTCTCGCCTGGCGCTCCGGCGCGCGCGACTCCGCCATGATGCTCGTCGCCGGCGGGTTCAGGGTGGCGCTGGCCACGGTGCATCTCCCGCTCAGGCAGGTGTCGCAGAACCTCTCAGTCGACCGGATCGTGAAGAAACTTCGCGTCATCGATGCTTCGTTGCGCCGCGACTTCGCGATCAAGCGGCCGAAGATCGCCCTGCTCGGCCTGAACCCCCATGCGGGTGAACGCGGCCACATCGGCGCGGAGGAGATTCTGACCATCAGCCCCGCGATCAACCGGGCGCGCAAGGCCGGGATCCTCGCGAGCGGGCCCTTTCCGGCCGACGGTTTCTTCGGCGCTGCCGCGTTTCGCTCCTATGACGCGGTGCTTGCCATGTACCATGACCAGGGCCTCATACCCCTCAAAATGAGCGCCTTTTCATCGGGAGTCAATTTCACCGCCGGGCTTCGGATCGTCCGCACCTCGCCGGACCATGGCACGGCGTTCGATATCGCCGGGCGAGGCCTCGCCGATCCCGGCAGCATGATCGAGGCGATCAAGCTCGCCGCCTCGGTCATCAGGAACAGAAAGAGGTCCCGCCGTTGA
- the apbC gene encoding iron-sulfur cluster carrier protein ApbC, which translates to MKPLTESNVLDALRSVKDPDLHRDIVSLNFIKNLSIKGNNLSFAIELTTPSCPVKDELKASAIQSIRDRIGDVGTIDVEMTSNVRSSNAGQRANLLPGVKNTIAVASGKGGVGKSTVAVNLAVSLALDGASVGLIDADIYGPSIPLMMGISTKPVVVDQKLVPLEAHGIKVMSIGFLVEPLQAVIWRGPMVSGALKQFMSDVSWGELDYLVFDLPPGTGDIHLTLVQTIPLSGAVVVTTPQDIALADARKAFKMFEKVHVPVLGIVENMSYYICGSCGHREDIFATGGGRRASEELGTSFLGEIPIYTPIRVGGDIGKPIVTLEPESEQSKNIRQIARSMAAQVSIHGFDGEAKPAIEISLNM; encoded by the coding sequence ATGAAACCGCTTACCGAATCAAACGTGCTGGACGCGCTCCGCTCCGTGAAGGATCCGGATCTGCACCGCGACATCGTGTCATTGAATTTCATCAAGAACCTTTCCATCAAGGGGAACAACCTGAGTTTTGCGATCGAACTGACGACGCCCTCCTGTCCCGTGAAGGATGAGCTGAAGGCCTCCGCGATCCAATCGATCCGGGATCGGATCGGGGATGTCGGAACGATCGACGTGGAGATGACCTCGAACGTTAGAAGCAGCAACGCGGGGCAGCGGGCCAATCTTCTCCCCGGCGTGAAGAACACCATCGCGGTGGCGAGCGGAAAAGGAGGGGTGGGGAAGTCAACGGTCGCGGTGAATCTCGCCGTCTCCCTTGCCCTCGACGGAGCGTCGGTCGGGTTGATCGACGCGGATATCTACGGGCCGAGCATCCCTCTGATGATGGGCATCAGCACGAAGCCGGTGGTGGTCGATCAGAAACTCGTCCCGCTCGAAGCGCACGGTATCAAGGTGATGTCGATCGGGTTCCTGGTCGAACCGCTCCAGGCGGTGATCTGGCGGGGGCCCATGGTGAGCGGCGCCCTGAAGCAATTCATGTCCGATGTCTCCTGGGGCGAGCTGGATTATCTCGTGTTCGACCTTCCCCCCGGGACCGGGGACATTCACCTGACGCTTGTGCAGACGATCCCTCTCTCCGGCGCCGTCGTGGTCACGACCCCCCAGGATATCGCGCTCGCGGACGCCCGGAAGGCGTTCAAGATGTTCGAAAAGGTGCACGTCCCCGTCCTCGGAATCGTCGAGAATATGAGCTACTATATCTGCGGGAGTTGCGGCCACCGGGAGGATATCTTCGCGACGGGGGGCGGGCGGCGCGCTTCGGAGGAACTGGGGACGTCGTTTCTGGGAGAGATCCCGATCTACACGCCGATCCGTGTCGGCGGAGACATCGGCAAGCCGATTGTCACGCTCGAGCCCGAATCGGAGCAATCGAAGAATATCCGGCAGATCGCCCGCTCCATGGCCGCGCAGGTGAGCATCCACGGGTTCGACGGTGAGGCGAAGCCGGCGATCGAAATCAGCCTGAACATGTAG
- a CDS encoding NifU family protein, translating into MTDSLRERVEGALEECRRYLHADGGDIELVEIRSGGIVILKYHGTCAICPMSPMTLRAGLERSILSAAPEIKRVEAVQK; encoded by the coding sequence ATGACAGACTCTCTTCGGGAACGCGTCGAAGGCGCGCTGGAGGAATGCCGGCGGTACCTGCACGCCGACGGCGGGGACATCGAGCTGGTCGAAATCCGCAGCGGCGGGATTGTCATTCTGAAGTACCACGGCACCTGCGCGATCTGCCCGATGTCGCCCATGACGCTGCGCGCGGGGCTCGAGCGATCGATCCTCTCCGCGGCGCCCGAGATCAAGAGGGTGGAGGCGGTGCAGAAATGA
- a CDS encoding glycine C-acetyltransferase, whose translation MTDNMDLIRAELARLEETKTYKYETALEGPQGGMVEVGGKKLVMLASNNYLGLSNHPAVKSAAIRGIREYGYGVASVRFLCGTQDIHRDLEKKIAKFIGCEDAILYSSCFAANEGFFASLVNEKMGLNQYKDVLYSDRLNHASIIDGQRLCRPELVDKKIYQHADMADLERMLEEDKNRDYRFRIIVTDGVFSMEGDLAPLDAIVRLARRYGVMVFVDDSHGIGACGRTGRGTPEATQTRGDIDILSGTLGKAIGGAAGGYVGGSREMVAYLRQKSRPYTFSNSLPPPIVYGAAAAFDLLVKNRSIVARLRENTEYFRARIKALGFRILDGTHPIVPVMLGEAAVAQEMSAALLKAGVFVKGLWFPVVPQGEARLRAQISAAHTRRHLDRALEAFERVGKKMNVLTKD comes from the coding sequence ATGACTGACAACATGGATCTCATCCGCGCCGAGCTCGCGCGCCTCGAGGAGACGAAAACTTATAAATACGAGACCGCCCTGGAAGGCCCCCAGGGGGGCATGGTCGAGGTGGGGGGAAAAAAGCTCGTGATGCTCGCTTCGAACAACTACCTCGGCCTCTCCAACCATCCCGCGGTCAAGTCGGCCGCAATCCGGGGAATCCGCGAGTACGGCTACGGGGTCGCGTCGGTCCGCTTCCTCTGCGGGACACAGGACATCCACAGGGATCTCGAAAAGAAAATCGCGAAGTTCATCGGGTGCGAGGATGCCATCCTCTACTCCTCCTGCTTCGCGGCGAACGAGGGGTTCTTTGCCTCGCTCGTGAACGAGAAGATGGGCCTGAACCAGTACAAGGATGTGCTCTACAGCGACAGGCTGAATCATGCGAGCATCATCGACGGGCAGCGCCTTTGCCGGCCTGAACTGGTGGACAAGAAAATCTATCAGCACGCGGACATGGCCGACCTGGAGCGGATGCTGGAGGAGGACAAGAACCGGGACTACCGCTTCCGGATCATCGTCACCGACGGCGTCTTCAGCATGGAGGGGGACCTGGCGCCCCTCGACGCGATCGTCCGGCTCGCGAGGCGATACGGGGTCATGGTGTTCGTCGACGATTCCCATGGAATCGGCGCGTGCGGCCGCACCGGGAGGGGGACTCCGGAGGCGACGCAGACGAGGGGAGACATCGATATTCTGAGCGGGACGCTCGGGAAGGCGATCGGAGGCGCGGCGGGCGGCTATGTCGGCGGCTCGCGCGAGATGGTCGCGTACCTGCGCCAGAAATCGCGCCCGTACACCTTTTCGAATTCGCTTCCTCCCCCGATCGTCTACGGCGCTGCTGCGGCGTTCGACCTGCTCGTGAAGAACCGTTCGATCGTCGCGCGGCTCCGGGAAAACACGGAGTACTTCCGGGCACGGATCAAGGCGCTCGGATTCAGGATCCTTGACGGGACGCACCCGATCGTGCCCGTTATGCTCGGGGAGGCGGCGGTCGCGCAGGAGATGAGCGCAGCGCTCCTCAAAGCGGGCGTGTTCGTCAAGGGGTTATGGTTCCCGGTCGTGCCCCAGGGCGAGGCGCGCCTCCGCGCCCAGATATCGGCGGCGCACACCCGCCGGCACCTCGATCGCGCTCTCGAGGCGTTTGAGCGCGTCGGGAAAAAAATGAACGTGCTTACCAAGGACTAA
- a CDS encoding leucyl aminopeptidase: MMKLTTIQSTLKRVRADAVALFIPQEAKLFRQEMSTLRKLFGKRIDRAVELEKFEGKEGQVLALFSEGGISAPRLILAGLGSEKADHPRTLEGYRRAAAAAAKRARSSNVRHLAIALPAAPAGTEMPELAEALIEGAVLSLYRYDKYFTDKEQHDKKVRELTLFDPAPATAALLKKAAREARIVCEAVTLARDLENAPGNELYPETLADAARRSALAHGYRAEVWDKKRIERMGFGGLIAVNLGSERPPRFIILEHNSGRKDLDTIVLVGKGITFDSGGISIKPSSGMAEMKMDMSGAAAVVGTLEAASRLDLPLHIVGLIPSTENLLGGLAMRPGDIITHYGGKTSEVDNTDAEGRLVLADALVYASKYEPKAVIDLATLTGACVVALGHHASGMMGNDDGLMAALKTAGEATYERVWELPMFEEYEPQIKSDVADVKNVGGRWGGAITAALFLKKFVDGYKWVHLDIAGTAILEESLPYAPKGGSGVGVRLLVNFLRNWKTA; encoded by the coding sequence ATGATGAAGCTTACCACCATTCAATCCACGCTCAAACGGGTGCGTGCGGATGCCGTCGCGCTCTTCATCCCCCAGGAGGCGAAGCTGTTTCGCCAGGAGATGTCGACCCTCCGCAAGCTGTTCGGGAAAAGAATCGACCGGGCGGTCGAACTCGAGAAGTTCGAGGGGAAAGAGGGCCAGGTCCTCGCGCTCTTCAGCGAGGGCGGGATCTCCGCGCCGAGACTCATCCTTGCGGGCCTCGGGAGTGAGAAGGCCGACCATCCCCGCACGCTCGAGGGCTACCGGCGGGCCGCCGCGGCCGCGGCCAAGCGGGCCCGCAGCTCAAACGTCAGGCACCTCGCGATCGCTCTTCCGGCCGCCCCGGCCGGAACGGAGATGCCCGAGCTCGCGGAGGCCCTGATCGAGGGCGCAGTCCTCTCTCTGTATCGCTACGACAAATACTTCACGGACAAGGAACAGCACGACAAGAAGGTGCGCGAACTGACGCTGTTCGATCCTGCCCCCGCAACGGCCGCGCTCCTGAAGAAAGCCGCCCGGGAGGCCCGCATCGTCTGCGAGGCGGTCACCCTGGCGAGGGATCTGGAAAACGCTCCGGGGAACGAACTCTACCCCGAAACGCTCGCCGATGCCGCCAGGCGCTCTGCGCTCGCCCACGGATACCGCGCGGAGGTCTGGGACAAGAAACGGATCGAGCGGATGGGATTCGGCGGACTGATCGCGGTCAACCTGGGAAGCGAGAGGCCGCCCCGGTTCATCATCCTCGAGCACAACTCGGGACGCAAGGACCTCGACACGATCGTGCTCGTCGGCAAGGGAATCACGTTCGACAGCGGCGGGATCTCCATCAAGCCCTCGAGCGGGATGGCGGAAATGAAAATGGATATGAGCGGCGCCGCGGCGGTGGTCGGGACGCTCGAGGCCGCGAGCCGGCTCGATCTGCCCCTTCATATCGTAGGCCTCATTCCTTCCACCGAGAATCTGCTGGGCGGGCTGGCGATGAGGCCGGGGGACATCATCACGCATTACGGCGGAAAAACCTCCGAGGTGGACAACACCGACGCCGAGGGGCGGCTCGTGCTCGCCGACGCGCTCGTCTACGCCTCGAAGTACGAACCGAAGGCCGTGATCGACCTCGCGACCCTGACCGGGGCGTGCGTCGTGGCCCTCGGGCACCACGCCTCCGGAATGATGGGGAACGACGACGGTCTCATGGCGGCGCTCAAGACAGCCGGGGAAGCGACGTACGAGCGGGTCTGGGAGCTTCCGATGTTTGAGGAATACGAGCCGCAGATCAAGAGCGACGTGGCGGATGTAAAAAATGTGGGGGGCCGCTGGGGCGGGGCCATCACCGCCGCGCTTTTTCTCAAAAAGTTCGTCGACGGGTACAAGTGGGTCCACCTCGATATCGCGGGCACGGCGATCCTCGAAGAATCGCTCCCGTATGCGCCCAAGGGGGGCTCGGGCGTCGGCGTGCGGCTGCTCGTAAACTTCCTGAGGAACTGGAAGACGGCCTGA
- a CDS encoding cytochrome c biogenesis protein CcdA produces the protein MENVNILTSFAFGLLSFISPCVLPIVPGYLSFISGVSFDEMQNSDNRKRVRNRIVANSVFFILGFSLVFIALGASATVVGRFLHEQIGIISKIAGVVIIVFGLHMIGVFKIPFLNYEKRFHTEGKQLGYFGAFLVGLAFAFGWTPCIGPILAAILAIASQQDSVGKGMVLLTSYSLGLGVPFLLAGMSLTAFYSAFNRFKKHLHTVEVVGGIMLVAVGALIMTNYLTILSGYLSRWFPFLNELG, from the coding sequence TTGGAAAACGTCAATATATTGACTTCGTTCGCGTTCGGCCTGCTCTCCTTCATCTCCCCCTGTGTCCTCCCGATCGTTCCGGGATACCTCTCGTTCATCTCCGGCGTCTCCTTCGACGAGATGCAGAATTCCGACAACCGGAAGCGGGTCCGGAACCGGATCGTCGCAAATTCCGTCTTCTTCATCCTCGGCTTCTCCCTGGTCTTCATCGCCCTGGGCGCGTCCGCAACCGTCGTGGGCCGGTTTCTGCACGAGCAGATCGGCATCATCAGCAAGATCGCCGGGGTGGTCATCATCGTCTTCGGCCTGCACATGATCGGGGTCTTCAAAATCCCCTTTCTGAATTACGAGAAGCGCTTCCACACCGAGGGAAAGCAGCTGGGGTACTTCGGCGCCTTCCTCGTCGGACTGGCATTTGCCTTCGGGTGGACTCCCTGCATCGGGCCGATTCTGGCCGCGATCCTCGCGATCGCGAGCCAGCAGGACTCGGTCGGCAAAGGGATGGTGCTCCTCACGAGCTACTCCCTCGGCCTCGGGGTCCCCTTCTTGCTGGCCGGGATGAGCCTGACGGCGTTCTACAGCGCCTTCAACCGGTTCAAGAAGCATCTGCACACCGTGGAAGTGGTGGGGGGAATCATGCTGGTCGCCGTCGGCGCCCTCATCATGACGAACTACCTGACGATCCTGTCGGGGTATCTCTCGAGATGGTTTCCGTTCCTCAACGAGCTTGGATAG